The Argentina anserina chromosome 3, drPotAnse1.1, whole genome shotgun sequence genome includes a region encoding these proteins:
- the LOC126786966 gene encoding uncharacterized protein At4g26485-like: protein MEEPEVVFAPEKMIKHYSSNQKILLVGEGNFSFAACLAKIFGSAKNMVATSLDSKESVIVKYSTAAASNLKELEDMECVLLHEVDVHTMRQHPLLVDQLFDRIVFNFPHAGFVFREHDQFQIKLHQDLVRGFFASAYEMLNESGQVHVTHKTAYPFNKWEIVKLAEEAGLYLVEEAAFSIWDYPGYINMRGSGHSCDQTFPVGQCSTFKFVKARRLEFSFTR, encoded by the exons ATGGAAGAACCAGAGGTTGTATTTGCACCGGAGAAAATGATAAAGCATTACAGTAGCAATCAGAAGATACTGTTGGTGGGTGAGGGCAACTTCTCTTTTGCTGCTTGTTTAGCCAAAATATTTGGATCTGCGAAGAACATGGTTGCCACTTCTCTTGACTCCAAAG AGTCTGTAATTGTCAAATACTCAACTGCAGCAGCAAGTAACTTGAAGGAATTAGAGGACATGGAATGCGTACTCTTGCATGAGGTGGATGTCCACACCATGAGACAGCACCCTCTTCTAGTTGATCAACTGTTTGATCGCATAGTGTTTAATTTTCCTCATGCTGGTTTTGTTTTCAGGGAACATGACCAATTCCAGATCAA gctGCATCAGGATTTGGTGAGGGGATTCTTTGCCAGTGCATATGAAATGCTGAATGAAAGTGGACAAGTTCATGTGACTCACAAAACCGCATATCCATTCAATAAGTGGGAGATTGTGAAGTTAGCAGAAGAGGCTGGGTTATATCTAGTTGAAGAAGCAGCGTTTTCAATCTGGGATTATCCCGGCTATATAAACATGAGAGGAAGCGGGCACAGTTGCGACCAAACATTTCCTGTTGGACAATGTAGCACCTTCAAATTTGTCAAGGCTCGGCGTCTTGAATTTTCATTTACCAGATGA